In Nicotiana tabacum cultivar K326 chromosome 21, ASM71507v2, whole genome shotgun sequence, one DNA window encodes the following:
- the LOC107761503 gene encoding putative zinc finger protein CONSTANS-LIKE 11: MEPLCDVCGVERAVVYCKSDAAKLCFPCDGSVHSANCLSRKHVRSLICDNCSSEPAIVRCMIIVMCLCEGCDSNTIGCNMVSRHQHQKLDSYTGCPSPAEFMTKILSTTFDQMPNNNVHNVSSFDTTSSLSVNENNCSIVASKLNELASSMKFEPWAIPSNSTYLTTYNIDQAPFFSEGSSLPTQSCTTIKDHGIYGGDDLAEGVDLDELSSDCSYNIFSSLQQSHSRYYSEDRGLDCLIMEKNLSVIGPNSHVETALEAPCSVSGTANSMFMNPSCNGDTVLAFTQGPVHSRSLSISNITTESSEATDYQDCGFSPLFPPCDWNSETSCVRARNEAKMRYNEKKKTRTFRKQIRYASRKVRADTRRRVKGRFVKAGEAYDFDPLVTRDM, from the exons ATGGAGCCTTTATGTGATGTCTGTGGGGTGGAGAGGGCAGTGGTGTATTGTAAATCAGATGCAGCTAAGCTTTGCTTTCCTTGTGATGGAAGTGTACATTCAGCAAATTGTTTATCTCGAAAGCACGTTCGTTCTCTCATTTGTGACAATTGCAGTTCAGAGCCTGCAATTGTACGTTGCATGATTATCGTAATGTGTTTATGCGAAGGCTGTGATTCGAATACAATTGGCTGCAATATGGTATCAAGGCATCAGCACCAGAAGTTGGATTCTTATACTGGATGTCCATCTCCAGCTGAGTTTATGACAAAGATTTTGTCAACAACTTTTGATCAAATGCCTAATAATAATGTACATAATGTTAGCAGCTTTGATACTACTAGCTCATTGAGTGTCAATGAGAATAATTGCTCAATTGTTGCTAGCAAACTCAATGAATTAGCTTCTTCTATGAAGTTTGAACCATGGGCAATTCCTTCAAATTCCACATACTTGACAACCTACAACATAGATCAAGCACCCTTCTTTTCAGAGGGATCTAGCCTCCCTACG CAAAGTTGTACCACTATTAAAGATCATGGAATTTATGGAGGTGATGATCTCGCGGAAGGTGTTGATTTAGACGAATTGAGTTCCGATTGTAGTTACAATATTTTCAGCAGTTTACAacaaagtcattcaagatattaTAGTGAAGACAGGGGATTGGATTGCCTAATAATGGAGAAAAATTTATCTGTCATTGGGCCTAATAGTCATGTTGAAACTGCACTAGAG GCACCATGTTCAGTGAGTGGAACTGCTAATAGCATGTTTATGAATCCAAGTTGTAATGGAGACACTGTCTTAGCTTTTACACAAGGACCAGTTCATTCAAGGTCATTGTCAATCTCTAACATCACCACAGAAAGTAGTGAGGCAACTGACTATCAAGATTGTGGGTTTTCGCCACTCTTTCCGCCTTGTGATTGGAATTCAGAAACTAGTTGTGTACGGGCAAGGAACGAAGCCAAGATGAGATATaatgagaaaaagaaaactaGAAC GTTCAGAAAGCAAATAAGATATGCTTCACGTAAGGTCAGGGCAGATACGAGAAGGCGAGTTAAAGGCAGATTTGTTAAGGCTGGGGAAGCTTATGATTTTGATCCATTAGTAACAAGGGATATGTGA